Proteins from a single region of Streptomyces spectabilis:
- a CDS encoding SAM-dependent methyltransferase: MQDAASRLKNIAEQVLGARLPVRIRAWDGSETGPPGAPVLVVRHRRALRRLLWKPGELGLARAWVAGDLDVEGDLYRALDLLAEFIWERDDDAPTLAESLRDPKVRAAVRSLLALAAPFLPPPVPGEEMRRHGRLHRHTKGSDKQAISHHYDVGNDFYELVLGPSMVYSCAYWESPDGTLEDAQRDKLELICRKLALKPGMRLLDVGCGWGSMAIHAAREHGVRVVGVTLSREQAAYARKRIAEEGLTDRVEIRVQDYRDVRDGPYDAISSVGMAEHVGADRYLDYARDLHTLLKPGGRLLNHQIARRPLGDETAYSVDEFIDAYVFPDGELAPIGTTVGLLERAGFEVRDVESIREHYAHTLRRWVANLEADWPRGQRLTSPGRARIWRLYMAASALAFERNRIGVNQVLAVRTPEDGTSGMPLRTRDWRN, from the coding sequence ATGCAGGACGCCGCTTCGCGGCTGAAGAACATCGCCGAGCAGGTGCTGGGAGCGCGGCTGCCCGTTCGCATCCGCGCCTGGGACGGTTCGGAGACCGGCCCGCCGGGGGCGCCCGTCCTCGTCGTACGCCATCGGCGCGCGCTGCGCCGCCTGTTGTGGAAGCCGGGGGAGCTGGGGCTCGCCCGGGCCTGGGTGGCGGGGGACCTCGACGTCGAGGGCGATCTGTACCGGGCCCTCGACCTGCTCGCCGAGTTCATCTGGGAGCGCGACGACGACGCCCCCACGCTCGCCGAGTCACTGCGCGACCCGAAGGTGCGGGCCGCCGTCCGCTCGCTGCTCGCGCTCGCCGCGCCGTTCCTGCCGCCGCCCGTGCCGGGCGAGGAGATGCGCAGACACGGCAGGCTGCACCGGCACACCAAGGGCAGCGACAAGCAGGCCATCAGCCACCACTACGACGTCGGCAACGACTTCTACGAGCTGGTCCTCGGCCCCTCCATGGTCTACTCCTGCGCCTACTGGGAGTCGCCCGACGGCACCCTGGAGGACGCCCAGCGCGACAAGCTCGAACTGATCTGCCGCAAGCTCGCCCTGAAGCCCGGCATGCGCCTCCTCGACGTCGGCTGCGGCTGGGGCTCCATGGCCATCCACGCCGCCCGCGAGCACGGCGTGCGCGTCGTCGGCGTCACGCTCTCCCGCGAGCAGGCCGCGTACGCCCGCAAGCGCATCGCCGAGGAGGGCCTGACCGACCGCGTCGAGATCCGCGTCCAGGACTACCGCGACGTGCGCGACGGCCCGTACGACGCGATCTCGTCCGTCGGCATGGCCGAGCACGTCGGCGCCGACCGCTATCTGGACTACGCGCGCGACCTCCACACCCTCCTGAAGCCGGGCGGGCGGCTGCTCAACCACCAGATCGCGCGCCGCCCCCTCGGCGACGAGACGGCGTACTCCGTCGACGAGTTCATCGACGCGTACGTCTTCCCCGACGGCGAGCTGGCCCCGATCGGTACCACCGTGGGCCTCCTGGAGCGGGCCGGCTTCGAGGTCCGCGACGTGGAGTCCATCCGCGAGCACTACGCCCACACCCTGCGCCGGTGGGTGGCCAACCTGGAGGCCGACTGGCCGCGGGGCCAGCGCCTGACGAGCCCGGGCCGGGCCCGCATCTGGCGCCTCTACATGGCCGCGTCGGCCCTGGCCTTCGAGCGCAACCGCATCGGGGTGAACCAGGTCCTGGCGGTCAGAACCCCGGAGGACGGCACGTCCGGCATGCCTCTGCGTACCCGTGACTGGCGGAACTGA